A single window of Deltaproteobacteria bacterium HGW-Deltaproteobacteria-18 DNA harbors:
- a CDS encoding NAD(+) diphosphatase, protein MDHYSRSARNTFSGLVLNRKGVQPLDAPDWEKSLTSERAVYVVVRGDEILFDGTRLEPLFLAPPMLGECDRAHLQAMLLGDDESCCYFAINIERLPADTIQCLSSLGTFIPLRRHAAVLPRQMAALLGYARSVAGWHSQARYCGLCGHPTMPKPGSPAQTCTNPDCGAVHFPRVNPAMIVLVHHKDSHGDRCLLGRQPLWQPRVYSALSGYVEPGESAEDAVLREVMEETGIKVCDIHYLSSQPWPFSGSLMLGFHARATTTEIHLDEAELEDARWFTRHEIPALLDSGELALPSAETIARHLFDAWYHGDETCMD, encoded by the coding sequence ATGGATCATTACTCCCGCTCTGCCCGCAACACCTTTTCCGGACTGGTCCTGAACCGCAAGGGAGTACAACCTCTCGATGCCCCGGACTGGGAGAAAAGCCTGACGTCGGAACGCGCCGTCTATGTCGTGGTCCGGGGAGACGAGATCCTCTTTGACGGGACCCGGCTCGAACCCCTCTTCCTGGCCCCGCCGATGCTTGGCGAATGCGACCGGGCCCATCTGCAGGCCATGCTCCTGGGCGATGACGAGAGCTGCTGCTATTTCGCCATCAACATCGAACGCCTCCCGGCGGACACGATCCAATGCCTGAGCAGCCTCGGGACCTTCATCCCCTTGCGCCGGCACGCGGCCGTGCTGCCGAGGCAGATGGCCGCCCTGCTCGGGTACGCCCGCTCCGTCGCGGGCTGGCACAGCCAGGCCCGCTACTGCGGCCTGTGCGGGCACCCCACCATGCCGAAACCCGGGTCCCCGGCGCAGACCTGCACCAATCCGGACTGCGGTGCGGTGCATTTTCCACGCGTCAACCCGGCCATGATCGTCCTGGTGCACCACAAGGACAGTCACGGCGACAGGTGTCTGCTTGGCCGCCAGCCCCTCTGGCAACCACGGGTCTACTCCGCCCTCTCCGGCTATGTGGAACCCGGAGAAAGCGCCGAGGACGCGGTCCTGCGCGAGGTCATGGAAGAGACGGGCATCAAGGTGTGCGACATTCACTATCTTTCCTCCCAGCCCTGGCCTTTTTCCGGTTCGCTCATGCTCGGCTTTCATGCCCGCGCGACCACCACCGAAATTCACCTCGACGAGGCCGAACTCGAGGACGCCCGCTGGTTCACACGCCACGAGATCCCGGCCCTGCTGGACTCCGGGGAGCTGGCCCTGCCCTCGGCCGAAACCATCGCCCGGCATCTCTTCGACGCCTGGTATCATGGCGACGAAACCTGCATGGACTGA
- a CDS encoding radical SAM protein, whose amino-acid sequence MTAARSFRFSRVYVEITNICNLRCDFCVGTTRPPASMDPGFFKKVLDQLTVLTDQVCLHVMGEPLLHPHLEAILDICAAAGMKVNLTTNAALLHGKTDMLMRARALRQVNFSMQSLRRGEGPDHDTLDRILEFSLRAADQRPELFINFRLWTLQGLKSGEHNQFNAPILERIAGALDREIRLPQPGRKSARLRDRIYLHTDTVFEWPGDLTTQERSRGFCHALSTHCAILVDGTVCPCCLDADARLALGNLHDDLLTTILDSPRARAMAAGFAANMLAEEVCRHCTYCRRFKSRAQR is encoded by the coding sequence ATGACCGCCGCCCGGTCCTTCCGCTTTTCGCGCGTCTATGTCGAGATCACCAACATCTGCAATCTGCGCTGCGATTTCTGCGTCGGAACGACACGCCCTCCCGCTAGTATGGACCCCGGCTTTTTCAAAAAAGTCCTGGACCAGCTCACTGTGCTCACGGACCAGGTCTGCCTGCATGTCATGGGCGAACCGCTCCTGCACCCGCACCTTGAAGCCATCCTCGACATCTGCGCGGCGGCAGGGATGAAAGTCAACCTGACCACCAACGCCGCCCTGCTGCACGGCAAGACGGACATGCTGATGCGGGCGCGGGCCCTGAGGCAGGTCAATTTCTCCATGCAGTCCCTGCGCCGGGGCGAAGGACCTGACCACGACACCCTGGACAGAATCCTTGAATTCAGTCTGCGCGCGGCGGACCAGCGGCCCGAACTCTTCATCAACTTTCGGCTCTGGACCCTGCAAGGCCTCAAGTCCGGCGAACACAACCAATTCAACGCGCCCATCCTTGAGCGCATCGCGGGCGCCCTTGATCGCGAAATCCGGCTTCCGCAGCCGGGACGCAAGAGCGCAAGGCTGAGGGACCGCATCTACCTGCACACGGATACGGTCTTCGAGTGGCCGGGCGACCTGACCACCCAGGAAAGATCGCGCGGGTTCTGCCACGCCCTGTCCACCCACTGCGCCATCCTGGTCGACGGCACGGTCTGCCCGTGCTGCCTTGACGCGGATGCGAGGCTCGCCCTCGGAAACCTCCACGACGACCTTTTGACCACCATTCTGGACTCGCCAAGGGCCCGGGCCATGGCCGCGGGTTTCGCGGCGAACATGCTTGCCGAGGAGGTCTGCCGCCACTGCACCTATTGCCGCAGGTTCAAAAGCAGGGCACAACGCTAA
- a CDS encoding amino acid-binding protein translates to MKVEQISVFLENRAGRLAEVTKTLAENQINIRALSLADTSDFGILRLIVTDNEKAKEVLKAKGFTVGRTNVVAAEVGDRPGGLHSILEMLNAGGVNVEYMYAFVTQSGRNAILIFRFDRTDQAIEVLQKNSVRILSGDELYTL, encoded by the coding sequence ATGAAAGTTGAACAGATTTCCGTTTTTCTGGAAAACAGAGCCGGCCGTCTGGCCGAAGTGACCAAAACACTGGCCGAAAACCAGATCAATATCCGCGCCCTGTCCCTGGCCGACACCTCCGATTTCGGCATCCTGCGCCTCATCGTGACCGACAACGAAAAGGCCAAGGAAGTGCTCAAGGCCAAGGGTTTCACCGTGGGCCGCACCAATGTCGTGGCCGCCGAAGTTGGCGATCGCCCCGGCGGACTGCACTCCATCCTCGAAATGCTCAACGCGGGCGGGGTGAACGTGGAATACATGTACGCCTTCGTGACCCAGAGCGGCCGCAACGCCATCCTCATCTTCCGCTTCGACCGCACGGACCAGGCCATCGAGGTGCTGCAGAAGAACAGCGTGCGCATCCTCTCCGGAGACGAACTCTACACCCTTTGA
- a CDS encoding phenylacetate--CoA ligase has translation MLYDVSNETMPREELEALQLRRLKAMVEKVYYNVPFYQGRFNEMNVRPEQIRSLDDLKYLPFTEKQDLRNNYPFGLFAVPRDNVVRVHASSGTTGKATVVGYTQRDVNTWAELMARSLMCAGASRRDIVHNAYGYGLFTGGLGMHYGVERLGATILPISGGGTRRQVMLMRDFGSTILCSTPSYALFLYESIIAAGMSIDDLKLHTGIFGAEPWSEKMRAEIESKLQIKALDIYGLSEIMGPGVGMECCDAQDGLHIWEDHFLIEIIDPETGEQLPLGESGELVITTITKEAQPLIRYRTRDITRIEAIPCRCGRTHRRISRIQGRSDDMLIIRGVNVFPQQIETILLETQGVAPHYQLILTRQGSLDMLEVKVEVDEKLFSDEIRHLQRIEAKIQKNIKEFLGVTAKVTLSEPQSIERSEGKAKRIIDLRNS, from the coding sequence ATGCTTTACGACGTTTCGAACGAAACCATGCCCCGGGAAGAACTTGAGGCCCTGCAACTCAGGCGGCTCAAGGCCATGGTTGAAAAGGTCTACTACAACGTGCCCTTCTATCAGGGCAGATTCAACGAAATGAACGTCCGGCCGGAGCAGATCCGCTCCCTGGACGACCTCAAGTACCTGCCCTTCACCGAGAAGCAGGACCTTCGCAACAACTATCCCTTCGGACTCTTCGCCGTGCCCCGCGACAATGTCGTGCGCGTGCACGCCTCCTCCGGCACCACGGGCAAGGCCACCGTGGTCGGCTACACCCAGCGCGACGTGAACACCTGGGCCGAGCTGATGGCCCGCTCGCTCATGTGCGCCGGAGCCAGCCGCCGCGACATCGTGCACAACGCCTACGGCTACGGCCTCTTCACCGGGGGCCTCGGCATGCACTACGGCGTGGAGCGCCTGGGCGCGACCATCCTGCCCATCTCCGGCGGAGGCACCAGGCGTCAGGTCATGCTCATGCGCGACTTCGGCTCGACCATCCTGTGCAGCACCCCGTCCTACGCGCTCTTTCTGTACGAATCCATCATCGCCGCAGGAATGAGCATCGATGACTTGAAACTCCACACAGGCATCTTCGGAGCCGAACCCTGGAGCGAAAAAATGCGCGCCGAGATCGAATCCAAGCTGCAGATAAAGGCCCTCGACATCTACGGCCTTTCCGAGATCATGGGCCCCGGCGTTGGGATGGAATGCTGCGACGCGCAAGACGGCCTGCACATCTGGGAAGACCATTTCCTCATCGAGATCATCGACCCTGAAACGGGCGAGCAACTGCCGCTGGGCGAGTCCGGCGAACTGGTCATCACCACCATCACCAAGGAGGCCCAGCCGCTCATCCGCTACCGCACCCGCGACATCACGCGCATCGAGGCCATTCCCTGCCGCTGCGGCCGCACGCACCGTCGCATCTCGCGCATCCAGGGCCGCAGCGACGACATGCTCATCATCCGCGGCGTGAACGTGTTCCCGCAGCAGATCGAGACCATCCTGCTCGAAACCCAGGGCGTGGCCCCGCATTACCAGCTCATCCTGACCCGTCAGGGCAGCCTGGACATGCTCGAGGTCAAGGTCGAGGTGGACGAAAAGCTCTTCTCGGACGAGATCAGGCATTTACAGCGTATCGAAGCCAAGATACAAAAAAATATCAAGGAATTTCTGGGCGTCACCGCCAAGGTGACCCTGTCCGAGCCGCAGAGCATCGAACGCTCCGAAGGCAAGGCCAAACGCATCATCGACCTGCGCAACTCGTAA
- the rsfS gene encoding ribosome silencing factor: MEEKIEQIVTWLSDKKGTNIKALDVRGFSPLTETMIFVTARSAKHAQSLADEVMQKLAERKWEFFGVEGMQSGQWVLVDCNDVIVHVFQDEMRSMYNVEGLYSNATALELPASVTAGEGK; this comes from the coding sequence ATGGAAGAAAAGATTGAACAGATAGTGACCTGGCTTTCGGACAAGAAGGGAACAAACATCAAGGCTCTGGATGTACGGGGATTTTCCCCCCTGACCGAGACCATGATCTTTGTCACGGCCAGATCGGCCAAGCATGCCCAGTCCCTGGCGGATGAAGTCATGCAGAAGCTGGCGGAAAGGAAATGGGAATTTTTCGGTGTCGAAGGCATGCAGAGCGGGCAGTGGGTGCTGGTCGATTGCAACGACGTCATCGTGCATGTTTTTCAGGACGAGATGCGATCCATGTACAACGTCGAAGGGCTGTACTCAAATGCCACGGCTCTCGAGCTGCCCGCGAGCGTGACGGCCGGGGAAGGGAAATGA
- a CDS encoding 2,3-bisphosphoglycerate-independent phosphoglycerate mutase (catalyzes the interconversion of 2-phosphoglycerate and 3-phosphoglycerate): MKKPCVLLILDGWGKAAPGPGNAVSQARTPNMDSLLGGHPKGELKCMGRDVGLPDGQMGNSEVGHLNLGAGRIVYQDIMRINLAIEDGSLAANPVLAELADAARGASGRVHLMGLVSDGGVHSMQDHLVALIKALSDQGVTDICVHAFLDGRDTPPRSGLGYIKALEADLARMGAGRIASVSGRYYAMDRDQRWERVELAYAAMTEGRGLTALSAADAVSDGYAAGENDEFVKPRVILRDGQPSGLIGAGDAVLFFNFRADRARELTRALTEDGFTGFARPRKIALSHFVTMTRYEKDFGLPVLFPPVSLDRILGQVVSERGLRQLRTAETEKYAHVTYFFNGGQETPFPGEDRELLPSPKDVPTYDFKPEMSVYKVTDTLVTALESGNYDMVICNFANLDMVGHTGVIPAAIKACEAVDQCLGRVLDCMTGLGGTLLVTADHGNAEDMLDELGNVKTSHSLNPVPFVYVGPGNFRVRDGRLADVAPTILAILGIEKPVEMTGENLLLPL; this comes from the coding sequence ATGAAAAAGCCCTGCGTGCTCCTCATCCTTGACGGCTGGGGCAAGGCCGCTCCCGGACCGGGGAACGCCGTTAGCCAAGCCCGCACCCCGAACATGGACTCGCTCCTCGGGGGCCACCCCAAGGGAGAGCTCAAGTGCATGGGCCGGGACGTCGGTCTGCCTGACGGGCAGATGGGCAACTCCGAGGTCGGGCATCTGAACCTCGGCGCGGGGCGCATCGTCTATCAGGACATCATGCGCATCAACCTGGCCATCGAGGACGGTTCCCTGGCAGCAAACCCCGTGTTGGCCGAGCTTGCGGACGCGGCCAGGGGGGCCTCGGGGCGTGTGCATCTCATGGGCCTGGTCTCCGACGGCGGCGTGCACAGCATGCAGGATCATCTTGTGGCCCTGATAAAGGCCCTGAGCGATCAGGGCGTGACGGACATCTGCGTTCACGCCTTTCTGGATGGCCGGGACACTCCGCCGCGCAGCGGGCTGGGCTACATAAAGGCGCTCGAGGCTGATCTGGCCCGCATGGGTGCGGGGCGCATCGCTTCGGTCTCCGGGCGCTACTACGCCATGGATCGGGACCAGCGCTGGGAGCGGGTCGAGCTGGCTTATGCGGCCATGACCGAAGGCCGTGGGCTGACCGCACTGAGCGCGGCTGACGCCGTGAGCGACGGCTACGCAGCCGGGGAGAACGACGAGTTCGTGAAGCCCCGCGTGATTCTGAGGGACGGTCAGCCTTCTGGCCTGATCGGCGCCGGCGACGCTGTGCTTTTTTTCAATTTCCGGGCCGACCGGGCTCGGGAATTGACCCGTGCGCTGACCGAGGATGGTTTCACCGGGTTCGCGCGGCCGCGCAAAATCGCGCTGTCGCATTTTGTGACCATGACCCGTTACGAAAAGGATTTTGGCCTGCCCGTGCTCTTTCCGCCGGTCAGCCTGGACCGCATCCTGGGCCAGGTCGTTTCCGAACGGGGCCTGCGCCAGCTGCGCACGGCCGAGACGGAAAAATACGCCCACGTGACCTATTTCTTCAACGGTGGTCAGGAAACGCCTTTTCCCGGCGAGGACCGCGAGCTTCTGCCCTCGCCCAAAGACGTGCCCACCTACGATTTCAAGCCGGAGATGAGCGTCTACAAGGTCACGGACACACTTGTGACGGCGCTGGAGTCGGGAAACTACGACATGGTGATCTGCAATTTCGCCAACCTTGACATGGTCGGACACACCGGGGTCATCCCGGCCGCCATCAAGGCCTGCGAAGCCGTGGACCAGTGCCTGGGGCGGGTCCTGGACTGCATGACGGGGCTTGGCGGCACGCTTCTGGTCACGGCGGACCACGGCAACGCCGAAGACATGCTCGACGAACTGGGCAACGTGAAGACCTCCCACAGTTTGAACCCGGTGCCCTTCGTCTACGTGGGGCCGGGGAATTTCAGGGTGCGCGACGGCCGCCTGGCCGACGTGGCTCCGACCATTCTTGCCATACTGGGGATTGAAAAGCCCGTGGAGATGACCGGGGAGAATCTGCTGCTGCCGCTTTGA
- a CDS encoding cupin domain-containing protein: MEPRVLRHAPGDEYYFREGCFITELSNGEHDPAVSMARARVEPGRTTAWHALNQTVERYLILEGQGLAEVGDLPPQAVAPGDVVIIPPGIRQRITCNGNADLIFLAVCTPRFDPRNYIALEE; encoded by the coding sequence ATGGAGCCGCGCGTACTCAGACACGCTCCGGGCGATGAATACTATTTCCGCGAAGGATGCTTTATCACGGAACTCTCGAACGGGGAGCACGACCCGGCCGTCTCCATGGCCCGCGCCCGGGTCGAACCGGGACGCACCACGGCCTGGCATGCCCTGAATCAAACCGTCGAACGCTATCTGATCCTTGAAGGCCAGGGCCTTGCCGAAGTCGGCGACCTGCCGCCGCAAGCCGTTGCACCCGGGGACGTGGTCATCATCCCACCCGGAATCCGCCAGCGCATCACCTGCAACGGAAACGCCGACCTCATCTTCCTGGCCGTCTGCACCCCGCGCTTTGACCCGCGTAACTACATTGCCCTTGAAGAATAA
- a CDS encoding RNA-binding protein translates to MNIYVGNLSWSTTDADLKSLFSQYGEVTSAHVIEDRATGRSRGFGFVEMDDEGARQAIQAVNGTDFQGRNLKVNESQPRESRPRY, encoded by the coding sequence ATGAACATCTATGTTGGAAATCTGTCCTGGTCGACCACCGATGCCGACCTGAAGTCCCTGTTCTCCCAGTACGGCGAAGTCACCTCTGCTCACGTCATCGAAGACCGTGCCACCGGCCGCTCCCGCGGTTTCGGCTTTGTCGAGATGGATGACGAAGGCGCCCGCCAGGCCATCCAGGCAGTGAACGGCACCGATTTTCAGGGCCGCAACCTGAAGGTCAACGAATCTCAGCCCCGTGAGAGCCGCCCCCGCTACTAA
- a CDS encoding EamA family transporter produces MEMQKNQKKAYICGLAAVCLWSTVATAFKLSLRHLGPEPLLFYASLTSVLVLLLILAIQGRMGELSRLTFKEARFSLLLGGLNPFLYYLVLIRAYDLLRAQEAQAINYTWAITMSILSIPLLGQRLRGLQFVAIGLGYLGALIISTRGNLLGFEMESPMGFALAMGSTVIWALFWIFGVKDAMEPILRLLLNFCFGTVYTGAWALLSGISLIPNGPGLAGAVYLGVFEMGVTFVLWMSALRLSKTTAQVSNLIYLAPFLSLFIIHFLLGETIHTSTLAGLAFILAGTVTQKFADAQGQN; encoded by the coding sequence ATGGAAATGCAGAAGAACCAAAAGAAAGCGTATATTTGCGGACTTGCAGCCGTCTGCCTGTGGTCTACCGTGGCCACCGCCTTCAAGCTGTCCCTGCGCCACCTCGGCCCGGAACCGCTGCTTTTCTACGCCAGCCTGACCTCGGTGCTGGTCCTGCTCCTGATCCTGGCCATCCAAGGCAGAATGGGGGAATTGTCGAGACTGACATTCAAGGAGGCCCGCTTCTCTCTGCTCCTTGGCGGGCTGAACCCCTTCCTCTACTACCTTGTGCTGATCCGCGCCTATGACCTGCTCCGCGCCCAGGAAGCCCAGGCCATCAACTACACCTGGGCCATCACCATGAGCATCCTGTCCATCCCCCTCCTCGGGCAGAGACTGAGAGGCCTGCAGTTCGTGGCCATCGGCCTTGGCTACCTCGGCGCGCTCATCATCTCCACCCGCGGCAATCTACTGGGATTCGAGATGGAGAGCCCCATGGGCTTTGCCCTGGCCATGGGCAGCACGGTTATCTGGGCCCTGTTCTGGATTTTCGGGGTCAAGGACGCCATGGAGCCGATCCTGCGCCTGCTGCTCAACTTCTGCTTCGGCACGGTCTACACCGGAGCATGGGCGCTCCTTTCCGGCATTTCACTGATCCCCAACGGTCCGGGGTTGGCGGGCGCGGTCTATCTGGGCGTCTTCGAGATGGGAGTGACCTTCGTGCTCTGGATGTCCGCCCTGCGTCTGTCCAAAACCACGGCGCAAGTCAGCAACCTGATCTATCTGGCCCCCTTCCTGTCCCTCTTCATCATTCATTTCCTGCTCGGCGAGACCATTCATACGTCCACCCTGGCCGGTCTGGCCTTCATCCTGGCCGGCACCGTGACCCAGAAATTCGCGGACGCGCAAGGCCAGAACTGA
- a CDS encoding amino acid ABC transporter substrate-binding protein codes for MLKRAAFVIACLVCLAAGPALAEEKVLLNGIDANYPPFAYVDQSGKPSGFDVDAVDWIAAKMGFKVKHVPVDWDGIIPNLLAKKIDFICSGMTITAERAEKVNFTAPYWEVKNVFVTKKDSALKVEELYGQEVTVGMQAGTSEAKWMADEKEKQGWKFTIKLYDSAPMAIEDLVNGRIDAAAMNYPPARDAEQKRPVQIIGIFGEVEPFGAAVRKEDKELLDTLNKGFEMLKADPYWEELIAKHLNK; via the coding sequence ATGCTGAAACGCGCTGCTTTTGTGATCGCCTGTCTTGTGTGCTTGGCCGCCGGTCCGGCCCTGGCCGAGGAAAAAGTCCTGTTGAACGGCATCGACGCCAACTATCCTCCGTTCGCCTATGTGGATCAGAGCGGCAAGCCCAGTGGCTTCGACGTCGACGCGGTGGACTGGATTGCAGCCAAGATGGGCTTCAAGGTCAAGCACGTGCCCGTTGACTGGGATGGCATCATTCCCAACCTGCTGGCCAAGAAGATCGACTTCATCTGCTCCGGCATGACCATCACCGCCGAGCGCGCCGAGAAGGTCAACTTCACCGCCCCCTACTGGGAAGTGAAGAACGTGTTCGTGACCAAGAAGGATTCCGCGCTCAAGGTCGAGGAACTCTACGGTCAGGAAGTGACCGTGGGCATGCAGGCTGGCACCTCCGAGGCCAAGTGGATGGCCGACGAGAAGGAGAAGCAGGGCTGGAAGTTCACCATCAAACTGTATGATTCCGCGCCCATGGCCATCGAAGACCTAGTCAACGGCCGCATCGACGCCGCTGCCATGAACTATCCCCCGGCCCGTGACGCCGAGCAGAAGAGGCCCGTGCAGATCATCGGCATCTTCGGTGAAGTCGAGCCCTTTGGCGCGGCCGTGCGCAAGGAAGACAAGGAACTGCTCGACACTCTGAACAAGGGCTTCGAGATGCTCAAGGCCGACCCCTACTGGGAAGAGCTCATCGCCAAGCACCTGAACAAGTAG
- a CDS encoding amino acid ABC transporter permease, with amino-acid sequence MNETVTVLLDAMPYVLQGAAVTVIAVVGAMFLGLFIGVPLAVGQVYGPWAVRTLCGLYVWFFRGVPILVLLFLFYFGLFNLVGLNLNAVAAATIVLGMTSGAYQSQIFRGSILSLSKGQLKAARALGMSDGLAIRSIILPQALRLSIPGWSNEYSIILKDSALAFVLGASEIMARTHFVASRTYQHLPMYVSAAVLYFLLTWAGVIALRALEKRVRIKGYVH; translated from the coding sequence ATGAATGAAACCGTCACCGTCCTCCTGGACGCCATGCCCTATGTGCTGCAGGGCGCGGCCGTCACTGTGATCGCAGTGGTCGGCGCAATGTTTTTGGGCCTTTTCATCGGCGTGCCCCTGGCCGTGGGCCAGGTTTACGGTCCATGGGCGGTGCGGACGTTGTGCGGCCTTTATGTCTGGTTTTTTCGCGGCGTGCCGATTCTGGTGCTGCTTTTTCTCTTCTACTTCGGGCTTTTCAACCTCGTGGGCCTCAACCTGAACGCAGTGGCGGCGGCCACCATTGTGCTCGGCATGACCAGCGGAGCCTATCAGTCCCAAATTTTTCGCGGCTCCATCCTGTCCCTGTCCAAGGGGCAGCTCAAGGCGGCCCGTGCGCTTGGCATGTCCGACGGTCTGGCCATCCGCTCTATCATCCTGCCCCAGGCCCTGCGCCTGTCCATCCCCGGCTGGTCCAACGAGTACTCCATCATATTGAAGGACTCGGCCCTGGCCTTTGTGCTCGGGGCGAGCGAGATCATGGCGCGGACGCATTTCGTGGCTTCGCGGACCTACCAGCACCTGCCCATGTACGTCAGCGCGGCAGTGCTTTATTTTTTGTTGACCTGGGCCGGGGTCATTGCACTGCGCGCCCTTGAAAAACGTGTCAGAATAAAGGGTTATGTGCATTAA
- a CDS encoding ABC transporter, translated as MSNKKTRNLLMRVQGISKVLGGREILKSVSLNLYEGEMKVLIGPSGGGKSTLLQCMNYLIVPDRGEIELDGRRVDPHKPRELCEFRQQVGMIFQDFNLFDHLTASDNVSIALRKVKGMSRAKARDRAMAELERVGLGDKGHLYPAELSGGQKQRVSIARALAMDPKVMLLDEPTSALDPELVSEVLTVIRGLAQNGMTMVMATHQMGFTRSLADEVLFMQEGRIIEQGSPKELLAEGSGTRTLDFCSQILDVEGAGA; from the coding sequence ATGTCGAATAAGAAAACAAGAAACCTGCTCATGCGGGTGCAGGGCATATCAAAGGTGCTGGGCGGGCGCGAGATTCTCAAATCCGTGAGCCTTAATCTCTACGAAGGAGAAATGAAGGTGCTCATCGGTCCTTCCGGGGGAGGCAAGAGCACGCTCCTGCAATGCATGAATTATCTCATCGTGCCCGACCGTGGAGAAATCGAGCTGGACGGCAGGCGCGTTGATCCGCACAAGCCGCGTGAGCTGTGCGAATTCCGTCAGCAGGTGGGCATGATTTTCCAGGACTTCAATCTCTTCGATCACCTGACCGCGTCGGACAATGTCAGCATCGCCCTGCGCAAGGTCAAGGGAATGAGCCGTGCGAAGGCCAGGGACCGCGCCATGGCGGAACTGGAGCGCGTGGGCCTTGGCGACAAGGGCCACCTTTACCCGGCGGAACTTTCCGGCGGCCAGAAGCAGCGCGTCTCCATCGCCCGCGCCCTGGCCATGGACCCCAAGGTCATGCTGCTGGACGAGCCGACCTCGGCCCTTGATCCGGAACTGGTCAGCGAGGTGCTGACCGTCATCCGCGGGCTGGCCCAGAACGGCATGACCATGGTCATGGCTACGCACCAGATGGGTTTCACCCGATCCCTGGCCGACGAGGTGCTTTTCATGCAGGAGGGGCGGATTATTGAGCAGGGCAGTCCCAAGGAGCTTCTGGCCGAAGGGTCCGGTACCCGCACCCTTGATTTCTGCTCCCAGATTCTCGATGTCGAGGGTGCCGGCGCATGA
- a CDS encoding amino acid ABC transporter permease, which yields MNEEFVFLLERLVPALNKGVFVSVQLIVPSALLGIFFGVIVGACRAFGGSIVRPLANGYAALFRGTPLVIQLFILYFGLPNVGIYFGPYTAAVLGFTLCSAAYHSEYIRGGLLSIKRGQVLAAQALGFSTFTTLIWIIIPQAFRRALPGCGNEIVYLIKYSSLAYVITCFELTGQAKIVASESFRFSEVFMVVGVYYLVLVSVASYGLRRLEKRLEIPGFGH from the coding sequence ATGAACGAAGAGTTCGTCTTCCTGCTGGAGCGACTGGTGCCGGCCCTGAACAAGGGCGTGTTCGTGAGCGTGCAGCTGATCGTGCCCTCGGCCCTGCTGGGCATCTTTTTCGGAGTGATCGTCGGTGCCTGCCGGGCCTTTGGCGGCAGTATAGTGCGGCCTCTGGCCAATGGCTACGCCGCGCTTTTCCGGGGTACGCCATTGGTGATCCAACTTTTTATCCTCTATTTCGGCCTGCCGAACGTGGGTATCTATTTTGGGCCCTACACGGCGGCCGTGCTCGGATTCACGCTGTGCAGCGCGGCCTACCATTCAGAGTACATCCGAGGCGGGCTGCTCTCCATCAAGCGCGGCCAGGTGCTCGCGGCCCAGGCTCTCGGGTTTTCGACTTTCACGACCCTGATCTGGATCATCATCCCCCAGGCCTTTCGCCGGGCGCTGCCGGGTTGCGGGAACGAGATCGTGTACCTGATCAAGTATTCGTCCCTGGCCTACGTCATCACCTGCTTCGAACTGACCGGTCAGGCCAAGATCGTGGCCAGCGAGAGTTTTCGCTTCAGCGAGGTGTTCATGGTCGTTGGCGTCTATTACCTCGTCTTGGTCAGCGTGGCTTCCTACGGTCTGCGCAGGCTGGAAAAGAGACTGGAAATTCCCGGCTTCGGCCATTAG